A window of Rhododendron vialii isolate Sample 1 chromosome 11a, ASM3025357v1 genomic DNA:
AGATCACAAGATTTGGTTGTTGAACTTACCGCATTAGTAACGACTTTTTTCACCGCTTTCATGTCATCCAACCAGAACTTCGCTGTGGCAAGCTTCCTCGGCCACAGCTCCACCCCAGCGCCGCCGCTCACGGCGGTTGTCTTGTCTTTCACCCACAAAGCCCTCAACACAAACTCCATAATAAAACCCAACCCCATCAGCATTCCCACCACTACCTTCCACAACTGCGTCCATTGCTTCTCCTGGTTTGACGACGAATTAGAATAAGTACCCATTGAACCCATACTCGACCTCCGATCCAGTTCATGATCGGCCCTCCGGCACCACTCTTGAAGCATCGACATCAGCGAAATCCCGTCCCCCAATGCATGGTGGATCCGAAAAACAATACAATTGTGAGCTCTCAACAGGTGTACCTAAAGTTTTAAGTTTCAAATGCATTATAGTATTATTCGATCGAAGAAAAGTAATTCCTTTTATTTATTAGCAAAGAGAAGTAATTTTTGCACTCTACTTCACATAAATATATCTTTATCAAcgataatgaaaaaaaaaaaaaaaaatagggtgaATGCCAATACCTATTATTGGTGAAAGAAgactaaaatttcatttttatccCTTAAACTATTCATGTTTTGTTGACTCCGCCCCTCAACTTCTAATTGCACCAATTTAGTTCTTAAACTTTTTGATTTTCTCCAATTAAATCCAATTGGTAACATCCGCTTAATCAATGGCAGAAAacacttgtttttttgtttttttccagtGTTGGGTCTGGCAATTTTGAGGGCAAGAGGTAAGCCATGCCATGAATATAGGACAACCACCAGGACCACATCAACAAATTAAGCCAAACAtgcacacactctctctctcacggcccACGACTCCCACTTGGATAGGGGATCGAGTACAATAATGTTTGACGGGAGTCCCCTACTATTTATTGTAGTTCGTTAAATTATGAAGATAGAGACTTTAAACATAAAATTAGGTTTTTTTATTGGACTTTTAAATGAaagttcaattaaaaaaataagatggcTTAGTTCAACTAGCTTGTGGTCTTTAAGTCAAAGATATTAGTTTTAggatattttttgataaatttcacTCACCTCCTTTGAGATTTCTGTCAATTACAAGGAACTTTCctgtttttttctaaaatatcaTTGACCTTCTTTGTCTTTGAAACTATTATCAAGATTCCTCATTCCGTTAACTTTTCAAGCACCCAAAAACCGTTAATTTGACTATGAAAAGACATAAATGCCCTCTCTTTTACCACAAATCTAACCACGTTTATTGCCCTTCCGCATTTTGGTCATTTATTACCTTATGTGATCTGTTTTCTGCCCATTAATTTAAATTGTTGttacaaaatttgatttaatgGGAGAAAAATTAAATAGTTGAAGGACTACATAGGTGGAATCAATAGTTGAGGTACAGAGTAAACAAAACTTGTATAGTTTACGggataaaactgaaaaaaacTTGTGAAAAAATAGAGATTAAAACAAACAATTATTAGAGTCTATAATTAAAAAGcaacattataaaaaaaaaagagtttgggACATTAAATAACTTGTATCCATAGAAAATCCGGCTTAACAATAGATAGTAACTAAACAGGAGTTAACATATCATTCCATTTGCCATTACGAAAGTTATTAGTTTTTTTGGCATCATCTTCCAAATCAACAATatacttcaaaatttattttttagtacttAAAATTGTACACAACACAATTCtcaaagaacacaaattttaaagTACATTTATAAAATAGTGAATAGAAAAAATcatttggaaaaatgattttaaaactCTCCTTTTATTGATTGGCACTctctttttcgtctttatttactTGAAAGGATAAAAAATGACTCAAGATGTATGGGTGATTTAGTAATTTTATACTGTATGAATATAAGACAATTTCATACGAATAAAAGGCAAAAATAGGGAATGCCAATGGATAAAAGAGGAGTGTAAAAATCATATTCTCAATCCATATGAATAATAATGCTTTGTTCAATACATATGGAAAGgaagcaaaatgaaaagaaagtttaaaaaatttcccttccttggtttggtttgagggggaaagatgagagaaaatggcaaaatagtgttctaagagcatccacactTATAAATGcgactttattttattttattttattttattgtcattttctttgttgGCCAATGCATAGCAAGGGTGTCATACTCATGTATGCCAATTTGCATTTATCattctcgttctctctctccttaaatGACATTTGCccaatttgagaaaattttgagtttgtggGTGTGGGTCCTGTGGGATGCTGTTTGCCATTTTTGGGAAATGGCCACATGTGTCAGATTTGTCAACCGGTATGGTTTGCTCTAAGGATAGTATGGACTGTGGAGGAAAATTTTCCCCGTCTTAattattttcccttttccttcCTTGCTTTCCACAAATTTCAAGCAGAGCATAAATAAGTGATTTAAGATACGAATGAAACACCAAAATTAGGAACAGGACCTCCCACAGCGGCTTGTCGTAGCTGAGCGGCAATGAGACGGCAAGGTCGGCGACATAGTCGTTCACCGCTTCTTCATCGTCGCCGGCGTCAGAGACGGGTTCTTCGACGACAATGACGTGACGGCGGACGTCAACTTGGGTCTGGCGCCAGTGCTCGCGGCCGTGAGAGTCTCGGACCAGGAGGCTGGAGAATCGGGGGAGTCGGACCATGACGGAGTTGGCGATTTCGGACGTGGCAGCCGCGACGTCGATCGGGTTCTCGCAGCCCATGATGCAGTGGACTATCTGGTGCATTTCGGGCGTGAGGAACAGCCGGCCCAGCGGGCTCAGTGgctcatctctctctacttcttggttgcccattgtgtgtatgtgtttgtgtgtgtgcgtgagagagagagagaagggggtgAATAGCGCAATAATGATTTTCCTACACATAGGGAATTCATGGTAAGAGTCAGGCCTTTTTATAGAGTTTTTACTAGTAGTAACGTGAAAATCCTGCCGTACTAGAGCTGCAACCAGTCCTTGAATCATAAAAAGTGGGGGTGTTGGTTGGTCAAATGCGTTAAAGCCTAAAAGGCCATTCATTCAATCAGCAAAATTCACCTGCAAGAAACATTATCCAGTTTTCCTGGATTGCCAAAAGTACTCACTTTGTTTGGTAtacattttagaaagttatttttgatgtaatgagcgGTAATGAGCAAAGAGAGATAGcgagaaatttattgaaaactatgtaaaaagtaaaaaattaatttaaaaaatggagACCAAGCGGAGTGACTGTCTTTAATTCTCAATGGAGTACATTTTTCTCCAACATTAGGGGGTgtttctatttttcaaaaaagttcttttttgaaaaagaagataatttcaaattcaaatataatgaaaatgaaaaatatttttttaattttttttgcaccgtttaaaatatcttaatgagatctatcaaacaagatccatattggtaggaaaattatttgcgtaaatacgtaatttttaaacttgaaattaccttctttttcaaaaaaaaaacttttttgaaaaaagggaACACCTCCTAATTATTTACTAGCACcagtcattttcccttctaCTATTTTCTTGTTTCCTGTCACTTTTGGTTTTGTCTTGTGAATAGATTTGCAGTAACTTGTAAACCAAAGTGttttaaaagtgttttcaatATAAAACAAAAAGCATTGATCTTCCTTTCCAAGTCCGCTAAGATAGAGTACATTATGATTAACTATGTTACTTGTTTAActtatttgtgtgtgtgtgagagagcgagagagaaggGGGTGAATAGCGCAATAATGATTTTCCTACACCCGGGGAATTCGTGTTACAATAATTCTAGTGACACActcaaacacacacccacactcacatgagtggtgggccacatacacacactagagtatgtagtgtgtgtgggacctgCCACTCATGCGAGTGATGAATGTTTGTTTTGGTGTGAGTTTGGGTGTGGTACTAGCACCATTATTCATGTAGGGTCAGGCCTTTTTATAGAGTTTTTACCAGTAACATGAAAATCCTGCAGTACTAGAGCTGCAACCAGTCCTTGAATCATAAAAACTGGGGGTGCTGGTTGGTCAAGTACATTAAAGCCTAAAAGTGTTGGTGTGAAGGGTGTAGATATTATTCTTTTCCTTATTTAGCTATTTGAATTACTTGTATTCCTTATTTAGCTTTGTGTACTACAAGACGCCCTTCTCTGTCGAATGAATCTTCAAATCAGTTAGCTTGAACGGGGAGTTTgcccttctctctcttgattCTCTTTCCCAAACAAGCATTTCCACCGGGTACTATTTT
This region includes:
- the LOC131308229 gene encoding wax ester synthase/diacylglycerol acyltransferase 4-like gives rise to the protein MGNQEVERDEPLSPLGRLFLTPEMHQIVHCIMGCENPIDVAAATSEIANSVMVRLPRFSSLLVRDSHGREHWRQTQVDVRRHVIVVEEPVSDAGDDEEAVNDYVADLAVSLPLSYDKPLWEVHLLRAHNCIVFRIHHALGDGISLMSMLQEWCRRADHELDRRSSMGSMGTYSNSSSNQEKQWTQLWKVVVGMLMGLGFIMEFVLRALWVKDKTTAVSGGAGVELWPRKLATAKFWLDDMKAVKKVVTNATINDVLFGVISSGLSRYLDLRTPKALQDGVQITGLAMVNLRKQSGLQELSDMLKGNSGNRWGNKFGMLLVPFYYRRSGANPLQYVKIAKQMMDHKKQSLEAHFSYNMEKLLMSYFGPQVATRLNYRIVCNTTFLISNVMGPKEEITIAGNPVKYLRLNNTSLPHAITMHMLSYAGRVDMQILVAKDIIPDPQVLAKCFEDALHQMKEAATKE